tacactatttcttctaaccttacttgaattgttcctaaacttgacatccaagaccaccaacctatgttgacttgttaaagcctctcctggaatgaccttgcaatccttgcatagagctctatttgtcttcctggttaagaggaagtcgatttggcttctatgttgcccacttttgaaagtcactaaatgtgactctctttttataaagtaggtatttgctagtattaggtcgtatgccatagcaaaatccaggatgctttttccctcctcatttcgactgccaaaaccaaaacctccatgaacattctcataaccttgcctatcacttcctacatgtccattcaaatctccaccaatgaaaacattctcttcattcggtatgctttgcattaaatcatccatatcttcccaaaacctttgtttactctcactgtctagtcctatttgtggggcataagcactaactatatttattgtttctccttctagtactagctttactagtataattctatctcctactcttttcacagctactactgcatctttcaatgttctgtctatgattatacccactctgttcttatttctctcctttccagaaaccacagtttgtaccctgaattacccacttccttacttttctctcctacccatttagtctcctgaatgcaagcaatattcacccttctcctttccaaggtatccacaagctccatcaattatcctgtaagtgatccaacattccaagtaccaaccctgatcctcctcctatcctgctccttcctaattggtctccttctatgatatcttctattgttttctatatctatcttgtgttctgttccactatttgttctactatctgtcctatggactaacttctttacccacacccgtccattatgtgggaacccttgctcacttaacaccacacccggcgcATGGCTGGCCGCTTcgatgaacgccctacacccttgcatatttatcactacacccggactccgatgtagcgcgtcgttagtagaggacgccccaacgtttatatcatttgaatccatatcatagggtgtgacgaaatttttacgctagttatcacctaccgcaaccctcctcctttatccgggcttgggaccggctaagcgcaaactactgcGGAGTTATATACTTCCAtgatataaacaaattaaattaaattaaaaattcaagtacAGATCATGCTCACTTCGATCTGTCCATCCAGTATATATGTAATCTAAATTTACTTTTCAGAGGTTCTACAGatcttattataataaaataaaatcttattgaACAGATCAAAATGTTTACGAAAAATGTTTGACGATCACATTTCACTTTTGCTGCAATGAAGAAgtaataaactaaaaaaaaagaaaaggaaatatgCTCTTCGATAAAAAGGGTAGATAGGACCCCAAAGGGGAGCGATATATATATGACTAAGAATAAAGGCCGTAAAAATAATGATGAAAACGTTGCTTACGATTCTTTAACGTTTATCCAATCAAGTAATAATTCATTCTCAATGCATAAGATGCTACCTAATATATAATGGATTGAATTGTTTAATCTAGTATGATTTTAAAAAGtcctattatataaaatttttattcattttcttcAAATACAGAAATCAAGGGAGTGAAAACTCAAATGATAAGCTATATTAGACTTTCAATGGACATTAATTCGGAGAAAGGATCTAACGTCAAGTGCTGCAAATAAGAAGATGATAACAACTAAAACATATGCACATAGGCCAAAATTCCAAGGCGTTGATAACTAAATCCATAAAAGCGTTGCAAGTTGCAaactaattattataatattaaggaTAATATATCTATATATAGAATAAACCCATCTAAGCTAAGCTTAAAGATAAATCACTCCCCACATGGAAAATTACAATAAAGCTTCTCATGTGAggttaatataaatcatttgaaaAACCCATGTTGATATGTGTCCACTTGGCTTGATATTTCAACCCAAAAATAGTACGTACGTATTGAGATTCATGCATGGCTTTTTTTGACGAAACCAAACCAGAAGCATACCAATAACATTACCATTATTCTGCCCACATTCTGCGACATCTATACATCCTGCCTTCCTGGCCAGCGAGGTGACTGTATGTGCAAGGCACGTGATCATTCATTTCACGAGGCAATAACTAGCAAGCCTGCGAAAGTCTCAATCATTGCATGAAACAAACCTTGTCATTAAACTTCTGGATATCCATGTCGTAGACAAAATGATACATAAATCTACGACAACTTGTATTAGTTATGTTGTGGGAATTGTGGGAATAATATAATGCTTGCCAGGTTTTAAATCCTCGCTATGTACTGTTATTCACCTCTTCTCTACCATTAATATCCTCTCCACCACCTGCATAAGAACCTGCATTCAAACTCGCAATGCTGTCTGCTCATGTAAAGAGTATTGTTGAAGACAATTAGATAATTTATGAGATGTGCATCTTTGTTTTGCAATTATGAAATGGCAAGGAGCTAATTTTGTATACCATTGTCACTGTAAATGTTTGTATATGTAAACATTTCTATGCTAGAAGCTTGGTGGGAGTTTTAGGAGGGGGCCATCAAATTGTAGCTATTTGACTAGTTCTATCAGACCCCAAAACTGCTTTCCAAGAATCAAGGCTAACTGCAATCATATAACTTACAGGATGTCATCAGATGGCTTTGTTTGCCTGCACAAGGACTCTTCGAAGCTCGTTTGCAATTCCTTGAAGCATAACTGGTTTCTGAATGACACCATTCATTCCAATCTGCAAACATCTTTCCCACATCTCATCATCAGCACTTGCCGTCAGCGCAACAATTAATGGCCAACTACGGCTTCGGAACTTCCTGATTCTTGATGCAACTTCAAATCCATCCAACTCAGGCATCTGCAGATCCAAAAGAACAATTTGGAAAGAAGATGTAGTTGGCCCAATGATGCTAAGGCATTCAAATCCAGATGAAACAGTAGCAACACAGCAACCTAGCTTCTCAAGCAGTTTCCGGGTCACAGCTCTGTTCACATCATCTGCATCAGCTAACAAAACTTGCAAGCCTCTGAAAAGAGAGTTGGAATGTGGGTGCTCAGAAGATTCTCCAGAATCAGAGATGGCTATTGAAATGGATGACCGAAGTTGAAACCGAAGAACAAGCCCCATGCTTTGAGGAAAACCTTGAGAGTTAGGGACTACCCAGATCTTCCCTTGCATTAACTGCCAACCATACAAAGATTAGAAACAGAATAATAAGGAAACAAATACAAGAACTACAATATGATCAATTCAATGGTGCATTAGACAAATAATTTGTCTTGCTGCTAGTGTGACAAGTAAAACATTTCCAGGATTTGCAATGCAATCAAAACAAAAATACTAATAAtatttgttgcataatttgttgagTACAGGTTGGCAATTCCAAAATTCACAATTATCATGCCGAATAACTCTTGCTATGCAGGTTAAATTGTGAATTAGCTAACATAAGCAGCATTTCTAAAAGGCCTAATATCTAGATTCAATATTACTGTGGTGCAAGAAAATCACAGGTTTTCATTCTATATAAAGGAAATTAAGACTGTACCCAAAGAAGATGTACTCGAGTTCAATGCACAGTCGGGATATTGATTAACACCAGCTAGTTAATATCCAAGCCTAACAGTAAACTTTTCATGTATCTAATAAATATGCTGCTTCTAAGGATCCAGAAATCTCCACGCGACTTCACTAACAATCATGCAGTGGCAAAAAAGGTACTGCACTAAACAATATACAAATAGAGTGAATGAAGAATAATATGCTTGATTGGAGATAAAGACCATGTTAAATATTAGTAACTGATACCAATGAGTATCTTATCATTATCATCACGGGTACACAGCCCAtttagaaaaagaaatgaaaaatctgCAGCAATACGTCAATAGTTGTGCATTAATGCAACATGCACAATTTGGATTCTTACCTGGACCAGCTTTTTGCAAATACTGAAGCTCAAGCGCTCGTCAATTCCATCACTGGCATACCTCCTGCCACCAACTTGCATGACCGAACTTGAACCCTCTGATTCAGAACCATCATTGTTCATTGTGATTTCAAATCTGATATATACATCACCATCAGACGTGCTGTGTCTCCAGGCTGGCCATTTATGATCACTCCTTTCCTGACTTCCATTCTCCAAGAAAAACCTAAGTACCACAGACCCTCTCCTGTTAGTGCCATCCAGCAGGTTACCAACCATATGCAAAATCACTTGAAAAACCCTCCTCTCATCACCCAAGACATGATCAGGCAAGCATTTGTCAACCTCAATTGAAAAACCAAAGCCCCTATAAACACATAAGCACTTGGCAAGGCAAGCCGCTTCTTTGATAGTGGCATGTAACCTGAAAGATCTCATCTCCAATGGAAACCTGCCACTATCCTTTGTTGAAATTTCCATCACATCATTTATCAATGTTGATAGGACATTGCTCGTTTTCATCATCGCATCAACAAGTATCTGTTGCTCAGTACTCAGATTACCGTCCTGCATCATCGAAATCAAGCCTAAAATGGAGTGCATAGGTCTCTTCATACCATCACTCATTACCTTCTGAAATGCTGTCCTAGCCTGGCTTGCCATCATTGCGTTCATTTTTGCCTGTTGCAAGGCTCGGTTTTGCTCCTCCAACTTCTCCCTCATAAGCTGGGACTCTTCAAGAACTGCAGCATGGGAGAGAGCCACAGCCACCTGATCAGCTACCACTTTAATTATCTCTAATTCTTGGTTGGTCCAAGATCTAGGCTGTGACCCTGGAAGAACCAGTACCAATATTGCATAACAAGCCTGAATCATCTCTGGAGTTCCCCCTTTGAAATTGCAAACACGAAGCATTGGCATTCGAATTGCAGCAATAGGCCCTGGCTCACCAGATTCTCCACTGCTTGCAGCAGCAAGTGCTGACTCAGGCCTAAGTATGTTCACCCCATCACTTCCTTTAATCCTAGCAACATCAGGATCAGTAATTGGTATTGAATTTGAATAATTACGCACATTCAACTGATGGGTCAAATTCATCTCCGTTCTAACCTCATTAGGCATCCACACTGCACAATTCTGCAACCCCAGTGTCTCAGATAGTTCAACAAGGGTTGTATAGAGAATAGTATGCCTATCAAGTGATTTCCGAATCTCTTGAGTAAGCATACGAACATGCAATCCGGCTTCTTTCTGCTTCATTATAATCCCAACTTCACGGCCAAGATCCCATGCCTTTTTCTTCAACATGAATTCTCTTACCTTCACTTTAAGAAGCAGAGGAATGAGGGTGAAGAGTGTAATAGCAGTGGCACATGAGACCAAGGCTGTTAAAATCTTAAAGACAGTAAGGGCAAGCATGAGCTGAAATGGATGAGGGCCATAAGTCCAGCCATTGAGCAAATGAGTCAATCCACAAAGGACAATGAAGGCAATGAACTCAAAGAGGACCCATTTGAACGGGACATTTGAGCAGCTAACAAAGTATAGCAGCTCAATAGGGATCGAAAAATAGGCCACAGCAATCAAGAAATCGCTTACTTTTTGGCAATCTAGAATGTTCTCTATGCTCCATAAACTGGCCTCATCATCACAATTACACCGGGAAAAGCCATTGTCGTTTGCAGATACTGATATTAGGAATAAAGAAAGCAACAGCAGCCCAGGAACTAAAGGTTTTAACATTGCGGCCAAAATGGGCTGCAACCTCTATTTCAATCCATTTGTGGGTTGAAGTTTAAATCTTTCACTGAAGATTCAGACCAGCTGCCTTCATCTAAAAACTAAACATCCTCATCTTCCATTCCCATCACCTGTGAGGAGGTGAAAAAAGAAAAAGCTCAACAAAAGTAAAATTCCATTAAATGTTTGTAAGAAATTAACTATCAGTAAATTGGGGATCTAAAACTAAGTCCGCATAAATCCTCAATTACAAGTACTAAAAACTTTTAGCAAGCATTctgcttctacttcttcttcttcggtTTTTCTTTTCATTAACAGATATCTTTGtacatattattaaattaaaaaatgataCAGTAGCTTGGAACATGACATTTTCCtccatcaaaaataaaataaacctaaaaaataaaaagaaggtaAAAGATAACAAGCCCACAAGGCAAAAGACCACTCTTTTAATAAAAACGAAAAATAGTCTTAACCAGGAAACAAGAAAATCAAGAGTGGAACTGTAAAAGCCACCAACTTTCCGGTCTAGAAAAGAccaataaaaataagaaatgCAGGCCAAGTATAGAAAAACCATACCTGCAAAACCCAGTTAGAAATCAAGGCCACCTACAGATCTTCTTTACTCTCTAACATGCAGAGTAATATATAGCTCATACACAGAGAGCTGAGCTGAATTCTCTTCAGTAACACATTTTCATCAGAAAGTAACGATCCAGGTACAACCCCTCCTCGTACTTAATAGCTCCACGGAACCAAACACCTCTTACCAAACACCAAGATTTATATTGAAAAaagttctttaaaaaaaaaaaaaataagaagacAGAATGACAGGTAATAATAGACCTAAAACCACCAACTGGTTTTACCGAAAGCAAAAACAAGAGGAAGAAGCAACAAAACAACAACATCCAAAGATGTGAAAGGAAGGGTTGTGAGTTAAAAGCAAAGAaagaaatagaaagaaaagaaagggagGGATGAAAGCATGCACCTTCTCTCTATGTTAATAAAAACTTCTGTCTATGTTAATAAAAATTGAAACagggaaaaggaaaaggaaaaggaaaagtgCAATGGATGCAGAAGAGAGAGGGGGGTGGTAGGGAAAACTAAAAACGCGTTGGGTCTTCATGTCCGCGCCGTTGTTTTGCAAGAAAGGGAAAGAGAGAGGACAAAGAGTGGGGCCCCCATGGGAAGAGAGCGAGGATACATGAAGAGAACTTAGACGCTTTTGAAACCAAGACGTCCTCCTCACACCCAAAaagatttgttttatttttctctctctctatcggacgtttctttctttcctttccttttttttctttctttctttctttccattttttttaatattattttccttatttctttTACCTTTCCAAATCAGTCTCCGTTATGCTTTGTTTCTCTAATCCGGAAATTAATTATGTCAGCCGCGTGGCAGTTAgatcaacccttcctcttctccCACTTTCAATGCTCAGAGCGTCTGTCCAACCTCTTACCCTTTGCTAGTATTTTCTTCTACTTTACCCACTGCTGACAACACGAGCATTAATTTTTGTCTGGCATTAAATTTCACAgcccaaaattatttttttaaataaaaatataattttaaatattctttacaaaaataattttaaaaaattattttattattttaatatttttataattaatatttattaaaattaatttttaattaatttttaataccctctaaataatatatttaaaaaaatcattttttcaataataaatttaataataatatcaacCATGCCTTTAACAAGATTTTTTATCCCTTGAAATATAAGCACGAGAGGGAGGGCAAATTTAAGTTATCCTCTTGGTTTCatctcaattttttaaaaatatattttattattataaaatttatttatttttataatatatcatctattaattaatctctattatccaaaaattaattaataataataaaataattcaaataaagtatataaatttaataatttgtaaaatttttatgAATAAGGGTTTAATTTCATCGAGAGTGTTTCATAATTATTCTAAATACATCTTATTAATGTAGAAGAATAGGAGAATAATAcatattgaaaaaaatatatatgaataaatataaattataaatattaaaaaaaaatatatataaatataaacacatgaataaaatatatttattttagctatacatatgtatatatatgtatatatttgaaCTAACTTTAGCCATTAATTTCCTTAGTTATTAGAAGATAATTGTTAAAAGAAATATGAACtttctaaatttttataatttattttaaattttaaaaattatcaattaaattataaattttgactattgttACAATAGTATTATGTTATTAAAGGAATTAACGGAATGCTACGCTAGTTAAGCATTACATCATATGTAAATtcaatttaagttttattttagTAACGTGACATTGAGATAATATTTTATGTGACGTTTAACTGACGTCTGACGTAATATTTTATTAACCCTTTTAATAATAAGGTAAACAGTATAATTTAAttgcaaaaataattaaaatttataatttaacagataatttttaaaatttaaatagaattacaaaaattttaaaaatttaaattattttaacgaTTATACCTGTTTAATAGTTACAGAATTAAGAATTCATGTGAAACAAATGATAatctattttgtccctctttcTTTTTATATAAACTAACATTGATGAAGCAATAATAATTATAGATTAATGGTAGGCGAGTTagtgataataataaaaataataatacgaataattgattaaataaaaGATTTTAAAAATAATGTTCCGTACACGTATGTACTTTGTGTATGTAGCAAAACCAAATCTACTTGATGATCGGATCGCTAGATGATTGGTGTAGGAATAGTAAAAACGAATCTAAGAAGACTCCATAACATTGGAAAAATCATTCTTGTTCACACAAATCAAGCATGGCTTAAGCACCTAAACAAAAGCTTTACGTAACACGCGCCTTGGATTGGTTATCGTGATTCATCGGTCTTCACAGAGTAATTATTTAGTGTAAGCAAACTATTTGTAATCAACGTTCCTCAGCTTTGTAGTCAACGTCCCTCGGCTTTGTTTCCTTACCTGTTGTTTCAGTATTCGTTACTTAccctttttttaattaatatttactcaatatattttaataaaattaattatttaatttttatataaaaaattataatttttaatttatatattttatttttataaactcATCAgttcttttattaaattttttattaattaataaattttaatatcaattaaattattatttagagtctttaatttaataaaattaattaattaatttatatattttaagaaaaataatactatttaattttttattttaataaaattaattaatt
The Hevea brasiliensis isolate MT/VB/25A 57/8 chromosome 15, ASM3005281v1, whole genome shotgun sequence genome window above contains:
- the LOC110638510 gene encoding ethylene receptor 2; amino-acid sequence: MLKPLVPGLLLLSLFLISVSANDNGFSRCNCDDEASLWSIENILDCQKVSDFLIAVAYFSIPIELLYFVSCSNVPFKWVLFEFIAFIVLCGLTHLLNGWTYGPHPFQLMLALTVFKILTALVSCATAITLFTLIPLLLKVKVREFMLKKKAWDLGREVGIIMKQKEAGLHVRMLTQEIRKSLDRHTILYTTLVELSETLGLQNCAVWMPNEVRTEMNLTHQLNVRNYSNSIPITDPDVARIKGSDGVNILRPESALAAASSGESGEPGPIAAIRMPMLRVCNFKGGTPEMIQACYAILVLVLPGSQPRSWTNQELEIIKVVADQVAVALSHAAVLEESQLMREKLEEQNRALQQAKMNAMMASQARTAFQKVMSDGMKRPMHSILGLISMMQDGNLSTEQQILVDAMMKTSNVLSTLINDVMEISTKDSGRFPLEMRSFRLHATIKEAACLAKCLCVYRGFGFSIEVDKCLPDHVLGDERRVFQVILHMVGNLLDGTNRRGSVVLRFFLENGSQERSDHKWPAWRHSTSDGDVYIRFEITMNNDGSESEGSSSVMQVGGRRYASDGIDERLSFSICKKLVQLMQGKIWVVPNSQGFPQSMGLVLRFQLRSSISIAISDSGESSEHPHSNSLFRGLQVLLADADDVNRAVTRKLLEKLGCCVATVSSGFECLSIIGPTTSSFQIVLLDLQMPELDGFEVASRIRKFRSRSWPLIVALTASADDEMWERCLQIGMNGVIQKPVMLQGIANELRRVLVQANKAI